From one Lineus longissimus chromosome 3, tnLinLong1.2, whole genome shotgun sequence genomic stretch:
- the LOC135485152 gene encoding calmodulin-A-like isoform X1, translated as MPFPEELEQFQEDAEMGEERIAEYSQVFDMFDKDCDGAISAHELGGVMRTLGQHVTLTELKQMANSKDEQGKSVIFFPEFVTMMTQRNQMITYNDDDLKNVFGAFDLDNDGFISAGELQQVMMMLNEPLSKTEVIQMIKEADRDGDGKVCYEEFYFLMMEKKRQYSD; from the exons ATGCCGTTCCCCGAAGAATTG GAACAGTTCCAAGAAGATGCGGAGATGGGCGAGGAGAGAATAGCCGAGTACAGCCAGGTTTTCGACATGTTTGACAAAGACTGTGACGGAGCGATATCAGCCCATGAGCTGGGAGGGGTCATGCGGACGCTGGGGCAACATGTGACTCTGACGGAACTGAAGCAGATGGCGAACAGTAAGGATGAACAAG GAAAAAGTGTGATATTCTTCCCCGAGTTTGTGACGATGATGACCCAGAGGAATCAAATGATCACCtacaatgatgacgacctgAAAAACGTGTTCGGTGCCTTTGATCTGGATAACGATGGTTTCATAAGTGCTGGAGAGTTACAACAG gtgatgatgatgttgaatgaACCCCTTTCAAAAACGGAGGTCATTCAGATGATAAAGGAGGCTGACCGAGATGGAGATGGCAAGGTCTGTTATGAAG AGTTCTACTTCCTGATGATGGAGAAGAAACGACAATACTCAGATTAG
- the LOC135485152 gene encoding calmodulin-A-like isoform X2, with product MEQFQEDAEMGEERIAEYSQVFDMFDKDCDGAISAHELGGVMRTLGQHVTLTELKQMANSKDEQGKSVIFFPEFVTMMTQRNQMITYNDDDLKNVFGAFDLDNDGFISAGELQQVMMMLNEPLSKTEVIQMIKEADRDGDGKVCYEEFYFLMMEKKRQYSD from the exons ATG GAACAGTTCCAAGAAGATGCGGAGATGGGCGAGGAGAGAATAGCCGAGTACAGCCAGGTTTTCGACATGTTTGACAAAGACTGTGACGGAGCGATATCAGCCCATGAGCTGGGAGGGGTCATGCGGACGCTGGGGCAACATGTGACTCTGACGGAACTGAAGCAGATGGCGAACAGTAAGGATGAACAAG GAAAAAGTGTGATATTCTTCCCCGAGTTTGTGACGATGATGACCCAGAGGAATCAAATGATCACCtacaatgatgacgacctgAAAAACGTGTTCGGTGCCTTTGATCTGGATAACGATGGTTTCATAAGTGCTGGAGAGTTACAACAG gtgatgatgatgttgaatgaACCCCTTTCAAAAACGGAGGTCATTCAGATGATAAAGGAGGCTGACCGAGATGGAGATGGCAAGGTCTGTTATGAAG AGTTCTACTTCCTGATGATGGAGAAGAAACGACAATACTCAGATTAG
- the LOC135485152 gene encoding calmodulin-A-like isoform X3, which translates to MGEERIAEYSQVFDMFDKDCDGAISAHELGGVMRTLGQHVTLTELKQMANSKDEQGKSVIFFPEFVTMMTQRNQMITYNDDDLKNVFGAFDLDNDGFISAGELQQVMMMLNEPLSKTEVIQMIKEADRDGDGKVCYEEFYFLMMEKKRQYSD; encoded by the exons ATGGGCGAGGAGAGAATAGCCGAGTACAGCCAGGTTTTCGACATGTTTGACAAAGACTGTGACGGAGCGATATCAGCCCATGAGCTGGGAGGGGTCATGCGGACGCTGGGGCAACATGTGACTCTGACGGAACTGAAGCAGATGGCGAACAGTAAGGATGAACAAG GAAAAAGTGTGATATTCTTCCCCGAGTTTGTGACGATGATGACCCAGAGGAATCAAATGATCACCtacaatgatgacgacctgAAAAACGTGTTCGGTGCCTTTGATCTGGATAACGATGGTTTCATAAGTGCTGGAGAGTTACAACAG gtgatgatgatgttgaatgaACCCCTTTCAAAAACGGAGGTCATTCAGATGATAAAGGAGGCTGACCGAGATGGAGATGGCAAGGTCTGTTATGAAG AGTTCTACTTCCTGATGATGGAGAAGAAACGACAATACTCAGATTAG